From one Oncorhynchus clarkii lewisi isolate Uvic-CL-2024 chromosome 6, UVic_Ocla_1.0, whole genome shotgun sequence genomic stretch:
- the LOC139411397 gene encoding haptoglobin gives MWSSLAVLLAVSCVCLARKDKIKIKIKTKSIDEISNNSDLRFRRMIRGTLAPHVPWQAMVYLSKSVMNGGFAGGALISDRWVLTAGRNLFVRKSRQDTQGKEPIIPKVYLGITRQSQADDSKEVAVEKVVLHPGFQNVSDWDNDLALIQLKEPFTLSEAVMPIPLPERGQDLAEAAQEKGIITGWGWGVFFTPAKSLKHLVLPVASHSSCKAEYNPGGQVLSSTPTVDDNMFCTGASKYQENVCFGDAGGALAVQDPKDGRVYAAGILSFDKTCAVEKYAVYMKLSAYMPWINSVLRGDSETSASLRSSVMSEMYSRQL, from the exons GTCATCCCTGGCAGTGCTCCTCGCGGTCTCCTGTGTCTGTCTGGCAAGAAAGgacaaaatcaaaatcaaaatcaaaaccAAATCAATTGATGAGATCTCAAACAATTCAG ACCTGCGCTTCAGGCGTATGATTAGGGGCACCCTGGCCCCTCATGTCCCCTGGCAGGCCATGGTCTACCTGAGTAAAAGCGTCATGAACGGGGGCTTCGCTGGGGGAGCTCTAATCTCTGACCGCTGGGTCCTGACCGCTGGCAGGAACTTGTTTGTCAGGAAGAGTAGACAGGACACGCAGGGGAAAGAACCAATCATCCCCAAGGTGTACTTAGGCATCACGCGACAATCCCAAGCCGATGACTCCAAAGAAGTTGCTGTAGAAAAG GTGGTTCTGCACCCAGGCTTCCAGAACGTATCAGACTGGGACAACGACCTGGCTCTGATTCAGCTGAAGGAGCCATTCACCCTGAGCGAGGCTGTGATGCCCATCCCTCTGCCTGAGAGGGGCCAGGACCTGGCTGAGGCAGCCCAGGAGAAAGGCATCATCACAGGCTGGGGTTGGGGGGTCTTCTTCACCCCCGCTAAGTCACTGAAACACCTGGTATTGCCTGTGGCATCGCATAGCTCCTGTAAGGCAGAGTACAACCCTGGTGGCCAAGTACTGAGCAGCACTCCAACCGTAGATGACAACATGTTCTGTACTGGAGCCAGCAAGTACCAGGAgaatgtgtgctttggggacgcAGGCGGTGCCCTGGCAGTCCAGGACCCCAAAGACGGCCGAGTGTATGCTGCAGGGATCCTGTCCTTCGATAAGACCTGTGCCGTGGAGAAATACGCTGTCTACATGAAGCTCTCTGCCTACATGCCTTGGATCAACAGTGTCCTCAGGGGCGACAGTGAGACATCAGCCAGTCTCCGCTCCAGTGTAATGTCTGAGATGTATTCGAGGCAGTTGTAG